The following coding sequences lie in one Nitrospirota bacterium genomic window:
- a CDS encoding TraR/DksA C4-type zinc finger protein — protein sequence MLDRVREKLLRQKNAILTEAGVAINNLPEPSLFSDLGDQASAECDKNFMLKLRGREQRLLKKIEDAIERIDSGTFGICEVCGNPIEIKRLEVRPVTTMCIDCKTEQEEEEKLRGL from the coding sequence ATGCTTGACAGGGTAAGGGAAAAGCTACTCAGACAGAAAAATGCTATTCTGACAGAGGCAGGAGTTGCCATAAACAACCTTCCAGAGCCGAGCCTTTTCTCTGACCTTGGAGACCAGGCATCAGCTGAATGCGACAAAAACTTCATGCTCAAATTAAGAGGCAGGGAGCAGAGACTCCTGAAAAAAATAGAAGACGCCATAGAGCGCATTGACTCAGGCACATTCGGAATATGCGAGGTCTGCGGAAACCCGATTGAAATCAAAAGGCTTGAGGTAAGGCCTGTTACGACCATGTGCATCGACTGTAAAACAGAGCAGGAAGAAGAAGAAAAACTAAGAGGACTCTAA
- the rpsO gene encoding 30S ribosomal protein S15, translating into MPLQKEGKQVLIDQYKVHGTDTGSPEVQVAILSARINYLTEHFKTHKKDHHSRRGLLKLVGQRRKLLDYLKTSNKERYERLIVSLGLRK; encoded by the coding sequence ATGCCTCTTCAAAAGGAAGGCAAACAGGTTTTAATAGACCAGTACAAGGTACATGGCACAGACACAGGTTCTCCTGAAGTACAGGTAGCTATTTTAAGTGCAAGGATAAATTATCTAACAGAACATTTTAAGACCCATAAGAAAGACCATCATTCCCGCCGTGGGCTTCTGAAGCTCGTTGGACAAAGAAGAAAACTACTCGATTATCTGAAGACATCCAACAAAGAAAGATACGAAAGACTGATAGTCAGCTTAGGTCTCAGAAAGTAG